The Oscillatoria acuminata PCC 6304 genomic interval AATGACGGAACCTCTAAAATAGAAGTATTCAATTCTCTATCAGCCTCGATCTCAATACAGGGTACTGTTGTGACCACACCAACTTCCACCTCAACTTCCACCTCAACTTCCACCTCAACCCAAGAACTGGCTCCCAGTTACGTCCTGCCTTGGGCCTTTATCATCGGCAGTATTCCGCTGTTGGCGGTGCAACCGTTGGCGAGTTTACCTTTGGCCGCCTTTGGGTTATTTTTAATGGTCCAAGCGGCAACCATTCGCCTGCAATTTACCCCGAAAGCCTTAGATGTTTATCGCTCGGGAAACTTGATTCGCTCCTTTCCTTACGCCGAATGGATCAATTGGCGAATTTTCTGGCCCGGAGTTCCAATTTTGTTTTACTTTAAAGAAGTGAAAAGCATCCATTTCCTGCCGGTTTTGTTCGATCCCAAACAACTTCAAGCCTGTTTGGAAGAACGCTGTCCCCGGATTTAAGAGCGATCGCCATCGTTGTGCCACCGCTTCTTTTACCCCTTTGAAAACCCACCCTATCCCCAACCTCGGGCTAGAGGCGCGATCGGGCCCTTGAATGGTTCATTTCCAGTACAAATCCCCGCCTTCCTAACTCCCTGATCGGCTCTGGGTCCCCTCTAAAGTTTAAAAAATTTTGCCATGAATTCAGACGAAACCAACAATCCAGAACCCTTAGAAACTCAGGACCAATCCGACTCCCCAGAGCCGTTTGAGGCTTCCTCCTCCGAATCGCTCTCGGCGGATTCCACTCAGGGGATCAATCTCTCCGAAGACCTCTGGAAAGAGCCAGAATCCTCTATCCCCGATGAAGCGGCACTACCCCTACCAGAGTTGACCCTACCCGAGGCAGAGTCCCAGAACTGGGAACCGGACGCGGAACTCCCGGTGGAACCCTCAGAACCACCGACGGAAGACCAACCGGCGGAAGAACAACCGCCTGAAGAAATCACGGCGGAAGAACAACCGCCTGAAGAAATCACGGCGGAAGAACAATTGCCTGAAGAACAACCGCCTGAGGAACCCGCGCCTCCCCCCTTGGCGATTGAGGATGAAGCGGCATCCTTGGCGCGACGGGTGGCGCAATTACAGGAACAAGAACGGGAACTCAAAGCCGCTATTTTGCAATTGCAAGCCAGTCGTGCCGAACTCTTACAAGAACAGACAGAAACCCAAGCGGCGATCGGTCGCTTGGTCCAAGATGCCTTAAGCGAACTAGAACAGCGCAAGCACAATTTACAAATCTCCGTCGAACAACTCGAACGCCGCCAAGAACGCATCCGCACGGAAATGCGGACCACCTTTGCTGGGGTGTCCCAAGACCTGGCGATTCGGGTTCAGGGCTTTAAAGACTATCTTTCCGGCAGTTTGCAGGATTTGGTTAATTCCGTGGAACAACTGGAGTTAACCCCTCCAGAACCAGAACCGGCGAAGATGCCTCCTAAATCAGCAGCAAAAGGGGGCGATCGCACTGGCGCACCCACTCCCACCTTTGCCGAACAGCCGTTTCAAGACCGCACGAAACAGATTCGCCGGTTGTTGGATAAATATCGCACCATGCCGGACTATTATGGTCCTCCGTGGCAAGTCCGGCGCACCTTTGAACCCGTACACGCCGAACGCCTCTCCAACTGGTTTTTTACCCAAGGTGCACGCGGTGCAGTCCGGACCTTGGGGAGTCGCTTACAAAATATTCTGGTGGCGTCAGCAGCCATTTCAGTCCTGAAGACCCTCTATGGCGATCGCCTCCGCACCCTCGTCCTGGCCAATTCTCCCGAACGTCTCGGCGAATGGCGCAGGGGTTTGCAAGACTGTCTCGGCATTTCCCGGATTGATTTTGGTCCAGAAGGCGGCGTAGTTCTCTTTGAGGCTCCCGAAGCCCTTTCCCAAAAAGCGGACCGCTTGCTTAAACAGAAGCAAGTTCCGCTGATTTTGATTGATGAAACGGAAAACCAAATCAACCTTGGACTACTTCAATTCCCTTTATGGTTAGCATTTGCTGCTGACCCAGAACTCCCTACCCTTTAACCCTTTGGGTCTTTGGTCCTTACCTAAGGACCAACCCCCAACTTGACTCTAAATTGCTTAAAACTGAGGATAAACGTTTATGAGTTTGTGGCTACTTTTAAATGGGCTGTTGTTACTCGCTGCCTACCTATTTGGTTCATTCCCTACAGGTTATATTGTGGCTCGAAAGTTGAAGGGAATTGATATTCGGCAAGAAGGGTCGGGTTCCACCGGGGCGACTAATGTCCTGAGAACCGTTGGGAAAGGACCTGCTTTGGTGGTGTTTCTGGTGGATATTTTAAAAGGGATTGCAGCGATCGCCCTGATGCGTTTCGCTTACGCTTTACCAGGGGTCCAGGAATTAATTGGGGGTACTGTAACGGCTTACAGTTGGTTAACTTGGATGGTGATCCTCGCTGGATTAGGGGCGCTACTCGGTCATACCAAATCCATCTGGATTAATTTCAAAGGTGGAAAGGCGGTTGCCACCAGTTTAGGCGTGCTATTTGCCCTCAATTGGGCGATCGCCCTAGCCGGGTTTGGAGTCTTTGGAATTGCCCTAGCCTGTACCCGCATTGTCTCCCTCAGTTCCATGTTAGCCGCGATCGCCCTCCCGGGGATCATGTTTGCGATGCATCAACCCCTGTCCTATCAAATTTTTATGTTAGCGGCTTCGATGTATGTCATCTGGCTACACCGCAGCAATATTAATCGCCTACTTTCTGGCACCGAACCCCGCATTGGCCAAAAGTTACCGCAACCCTCGGAAAGTGTTCCCTCTTAGGCGATCGGTACAGTAGCCAGAAAACCCAGGGATTAGGGTTACATAAATGCGGGTGATTAGCAATAAATTCAATCGGTAAAGTCTGGTTTCTTGTCCGATTTATCTAATCCTGTACCGTTATCCTAGTCCGTCGGTACAGTTTTCCATCGTCGCCCTAAGTTAAGAAGGGGGTCTCTCGAAGTAGCTTTTGATGATTTCTTGTAACAACTCCTCGGGAACCACTCTTTTTTTTAGGGCAGCATCTTTAATCCTTTTGATATCGGAGCCTTGCATTTTAATGGGGGCAAACTGTTCCGGAAATGCCCAAGGGCAAGTCTGGCATTCTAGTTGACAGCCTCGGCAAGCGGTACTCTTAAAATTATTGCACTCTTTGCATAAAGGTTGCCAGTTTTCCTCCTGGTTGCCGCCACCTCTCAAACGCGGAATTTTATGGTCCTGGTCGAGCCTAACCAGGGGTTCACCTCTACCACAAACTGCACAACAATGAGAATATTTATTCAATATTTCTTTCCAAAGAATGCCTCCGAGCTTAATTCTTTGGATCCGCTTAGGATTTATTTCTAAACTAACAAGCTGATATCGGGTATAAACTCCATTTCCCTGCTTTTCTATACCAATGATTCCTTCTTCTCCCTGCAATTCTCGGATTCGTCGAGAGACATCTTTATAAGGTTCGCTACTATCTCTAAAGCGATCAATGACTTGACGGATCTCGGATAAAAAAACAACGGGACCGGGCAGGGTCTGACCTGGAGGCCATAAAGTTTCGAGAATTAATTTATAATAATTTCTATTAGCTTGGCCTGATGTGACAAAAGAGGCACAAACATTGGCAATCCACTCCTCTCGATTGACTTCACTTTTACTCATGAGTGATGCTCATTTCCTCGTAAAAGCCATTCGGGAGTAACTTCCAACAAACGGGCGATCGCATCTAGCTCAAAATCTTTGACCCCACGCTTTTGCCGCTCAATTTCCGAAATATCAGACTGATCTAAATTAACATTAAAATCTACAGAGAGTGCAGCCGCTAATTCACTTTGATCCCATCCAAGCCTTTCACGCCCTTGTCTAATTCTGGGGCCACTAATATTGGCCTTGGTCATTATTTGCGTCAGGATAAAACTTCGATTAACACTATATAATAGGTTTAAAATGACTCGTAGACGATTTTCGTCTATTACCCAGATCTCTGGGGTTAAGTCATAATTACATCAGACAGGTAGAGCTTAAGGCTAGAGTTCGGTAACATCATGCGAGTAGCATCTTTTTTCGCGGGAATTGGAGGATTTGATCTAGGATTTGAACGAGCCGGAATGCAGGTTATATTTCAATGTGAAATTGATAAATTTTGTCAAGCAATATTAAAACGTCATTGGCCTAACGTACCGATTTATGAAGACATCACAACCCTCACCCCTGCAACTATCCCTCAATCTGACTTATGGTGTGCCGGATGGCCCTGCCAAGACCTCAGTAACGCCAACACAGAAAGAAAAGGACTCGGGGGAGAACGAAGCGGACTTTTCTATAAATTTATGGAAC includes:
- a CDS encoding DUF3119 family protein, with the translated sequence MTTPTSTSTSTSTSTSTQELAPSYVLPWAFIIGSIPLLAVQPLASLPLAAFGLFLMVQAATIRLQFTPKALDVYRSGNLIRSFPYAEWINWRIFWPGVPILFYFKEVKSIHFLPVLFDPKQLQACLEERCPRI
- a CDS encoding DUF3086 domain-containing protein, which encodes MNSDETNNPEPLETQDQSDSPEPFEASSSESLSADSTQGINLSEDLWKEPESSIPDEAALPLPELTLPEAESQNWEPDAELPVEPSEPPTEDQPAEEQPPEEITAEEQPPEEITAEEQLPEEQPPEEPAPPPLAIEDEAASLARRVAQLQEQERELKAAILQLQASRAELLQEQTETQAAIGRLVQDALSELEQRKHNLQISVEQLERRQERIRTEMRTTFAGVSQDLAIRVQGFKDYLSGSLQDLVNSVEQLELTPPEPEPAKMPPKSAAKGGDRTGAPTPTFAEQPFQDRTKQIRRLLDKYRTMPDYYGPPWQVRRTFEPVHAERLSNWFFTQGARGAVRTLGSRLQNILVASAAISVLKTLYGDRLRTLVLANSPERLGEWRRGLQDCLGISRIDFGPEGGVVLFEAPEALSQKADRLLKQKQVPLILIDETENQINLGLLQFPLWLAFAADPELPTL
- the plsY gene encoding glycerol-3-phosphate 1-O-acyltransferase PlsY, which codes for MSLWLLLNGLLLLAAYLFGSFPTGYIVARKLKGIDIRQEGSGSTGATNVLRTVGKGPALVVFLVDILKGIAAIALMRFAYALPGVQELIGGTVTAYSWLTWMVILAGLGALLGHTKSIWINFKGGKAVATSLGVLFALNWAIALAGFGVFGIALACTRIVSLSSMLAAIALPGIMFAMHQPLSYQIFMLAASMYVIWLHRSNINRLLSGTEPRIGQKLPQPSESVPS
- a CDS encoding HNH endonuclease; this encodes MSKSEVNREEWIANVCASFVTSGQANRNYYKLILETLWPPGQTLPGPVVFLSEIRQVIDRFRDSSEPYKDVSRRIRELQGEEGIIGIEKQGNGVYTRYQLVSLEINPKRIQRIKLGGILWKEILNKYSHCCAVCGRGEPLVRLDQDHKIPRLRGGGNQEENWQPLCKECNNFKSTACRGCQLECQTCPWAFPEQFAPIKMQGSDIKRIKDAALKKRVVPEELLQEIIKSYFERPPS
- a CDS encoding helix-turn-helix domain-containing protein encodes the protein MTKANISGPRIRQGRERLGWDQSELAAALSVDFNVNLDQSDISEIERQKRGVKDFELDAIARLLEVTPEWLLRGNEHHS